The Pecten maximus chromosome 6, xPecMax1.1, whole genome shotgun sequence DNA window GTCAATGGATGTAAAGTATAATGGTTTTCTATCTGCAAATGATTCCGTGAGTTCCTCGAGATTTGGAATTTGATATTGGAATGTCTGAGTCTGGGAGTTAAGATATCGAAAGTCTACACAGAATCTAAATTGAGACAGGCTTGATGTCTTGGTAATTGGATGTGTTGGTTGACCCGAGTGATCCTTTTTTGACACAAGGACAACTGGACTGGTGATGAGGATCTGTTCAGACTCATCCACTGGTGCTATGATTCCTTGATCCAACAGTTCATCAAGTTGATGTCGTAATACTTCTCGTTTATCGGGAGGAAGACGATAGGGTCTTTGATGCTTAGGCTTAACATCTGGTTTGAGGAGGATCTTGTGTTTCACAAGCTCAGTGTAGCCAAGGTTTGGTGACTCTGGTGTCACAAACAACTCTTTGTGTTGACGGAGCAAATCTTGAAGATTTTCTTTCTCTGTTGGTGTTAAGTGTTCTGGGATTTTAAACAGTGAATCGAACGAGCTATGAATGCCTGTTGGGTGTTCTTGTGCAGAGCCGGTGGGCGTCTGTACATTCTGCACACTGTCAGTAGAAAACTGGTATGTATCGTATTCCAATGAATGTTCAAACCTTGCTAAAACTTTCCCTTGCAGCAATGTAACCGGATTGGAAGAAGGATTTAAAATCTTAATGGGAACAACACCATCCTTAGCAACAGTTACTAATGTCCTGGCAACCATTAAGTTTTTGTGAACACAAAAGCTACTTCCAGAACAGATGCCCTGTGATCCACATAGGATGTGTGTTGGTACTGCTCCCCATAATACAACTTCCGAATTAGGAGGTAAAACGATCCTTTTGGTACACGTGACAGGAGATGGATCAAAAGAACAAGTAGAATTAGTAAAATCGAGAATGACACCCTTGTCTTGTAGATATTTCACTCCCAAAATCAATGGATGAGATGTACATGGTAAGATATGTACTAGAATGTGATGAACAAACCCAGCTACTTGTACAGTTATTGTTGCTGTTCCAATGATCGCTATCTTCTTGTTGTCAGCCAATAATATCTGTTTGTCGGGCAGATGTTGAAAATTAGCTTTGAAAAAAGGTGGTATACTGTCATACAAATTTTCACTGATAATATTTAGAGAGCTGCCTGTGTCGACAAGAGCCGATATTTGGGTGTGATGAATTTTTACAGGGAGAAAAATAAATTGAGGTTTTGAAACATCCTGTAGTGAGTTAGACCCCACATGAATTGAGTTTACACTGGATTTCCCGAGGAGGGGGGTCTGTTCCACCCCGGGTGTTGTTGGTTTCCCTGTGGCGCATTATTTCCTAAAAATCTGCAATCTGTAGCCGGATGTCCCCACTGCTGACAAAGCTGGCACTTCAAACCTGGGGCCGACTCTCCAATCCCAGTCCAATTACATAGCCTCTTTGGGTGTCCCAGACCATGGCATGCAAAACATTCAAGTGAAGGCCGAGAATGACCATCCTGTGCGTACTGTTGTCGCCTGGGATTCGAGGGTTGACGAGGCTGGTTATAAGGCCTTGAACCTGGTTGAGATGTAGAATGTTGTGGAGACTGTTTGGTAGATATGGCCTCAACAAGGTTGGTAAGTTTCTCCATCTGAGCTTTGAGGTCATTGATTTCCTGTTTCTGTGGAGGTTCAATACTTTTGGTAGAGGACATTGCACATAATATCCCCGTCGAATCCTCACTGTGTTTGCGGTAGCCACAACTTTCCCCCATTTTTGCAGCTATTAAAGCAGATGATAAGTCCTTAGGATTCCCTGCACGAACAAAAAAAGCTAATTCCTGTGGCAACCCACTAATGAACCTTGCAAGGATTTCATGTTCCTGTTTTCTGATCAATTGCCCCTTTTCCAACAACAAACAATGGAAATCTTCCATTGGTTGCCCTGCTAAGAGACACAGCTTATTAAATGTTTCATTCTCAATAAACATCTGGGGACTTTGCCAATCTATGGTAATGAATCTGGACTTAAACTCTGCAATCAAATTATCCCATGTGTTCTTTGTGGATTGAGGTAATGCATTAAACCATGCTAATGCTGGTCCTAATAAATGCAAGTGGAATGCTGctatttttttgttgttattgtcagTGACATCAATCAATGTAGCATATGACTCGAATTCCGATAAGAATTTGTCCCCATTTTCATGTGGATAACCAgaatatttttgacaaattaTGGATTTCGCCATATCTAAGTCCAGTAATGTTGTTTTGAAACAGCTGGATGATGTAAAGATTGATGGAACAGAAATGTCCGGAAATGGCAGATCTAAATCTTCAATTGGAAATGCTGAAATTTGGTTTGGTGTACTTGAACGGAAATTATCACCTGGTTCCTGTATTGCATTTTCGAAAATAAATGAATCATTGAGAATTTCATCTTCATTCCAGTCTGTGAAAGTATCCTCGGGGCTATTATCTGGGATGAATGGTGTAATGTTGTTCATTTCGTGGAGTATAATTCGCTGACATTTTCAGagtatatagtacatatgtttatatatatatgtacaatgtagtaccaaagtgttaaaatatactcactataacactgtaacaatgtcGGCCGTTGGGCTTTCAACATCTAAacataatattttgaataaagaatgtatatataagttacATAACTAATGTTGGCCGGTGGGCTTTCAACAAAGTGCAACTTTTCATATTATGTTGGCCGGTGGGCTTTcaacatttgaaataatatatctaatatactaGTCTCTGGCATACATTCACAACTTTTCCCTGCCATACTATCAATAAATTGCGTCGAGGATGGAGTCCgtcatacaagttataataACAAAATTGTGATGTTCTCCCTCGTGGCCTATGAATACGCAAGTCTGTATGGAGGGCTAAATGACATCCAGTATTTTTACTGTTAAAATCGTTAATGAAATTGTTAAGCTTCAGAACAAACTCTTCGAATTTCTGTTGGTGTCTTGTGGTTACTGAAGATGGTTCTAGAGGGGATTTGTGTGGATATTTCCGAATAGATATTTTTAAATCCTTGGGAGGAATTGTACCAAATATCACCTGAGCTGTTGGATTGTGTGTTTTGATTTCGTGTTCAATGTCCAAAATCTTCTTTGTAAGGTAATTGTATTTGTTAATCTGCTCTTGTTCCAAATAATCTCCTATGTTGTCGGGAATGTCATTTATACCCGCGCAGATGATGTAGAGTTTGTACCCCGTATGGTTGAAGTTTTGCAAATAACGAACTTGATCACACAGTCCAGAACCTCGCGAAACATTTAATGCAATATCTACCAGACGCGCCCCGGCGAATCTAGAATCACTAAATAATACACACCTGTTCATATTTCATTATGCGGGTGGTGAAAATATAGGGTTTCATACTTTCATATAGTTCAGTTCACAATTTACTAAATAGAGAAATCACTGTCATGAAACACGTGGTTAACAAACACATAACATCGTCAAAAGTTAAAACACGCCGTTTACTCGTTAAATTACGTCCTGACTTACCTAGCAGTAATTAATGAGTATATCTGTTCACCTttggattctccaccatgtaaTATGTCGTTGCTGACAGGCTGTGAgaggaatatatattttaataaagagGACCAGCGTCTTGATACGTTGTCGCCATTTTATTCAACTAACTATAAAACATATCTCGGACCAACATATCCGGAATCAagtacaaactaataaaacaaaattagaaataaacaacaatatccggaatggagttatttccccttagaCCATAATACTATAAGATATCTCACAGACCAGtaacaccatatacataacacctGACCCGATCTCATGATCTACGCcacctaatcgcctagccagaaatacatGCAGCTTAAACCACTGTGCCACATCCACGTTCAAACTAACGTTTAAATGATTCAACGTTTCAGTGATGATCGGCCCAGTTGTTGTGTTCGTCGGAAAGAGCAGTTGAAATtttgcctttcaccaaggcgaTAGAGGTTCGATTCTCCGATCGGTAGTGAATAGGTATGGTATTACCTGTAcggccacgtgggttttctgCGTGTATTCTGGTTTCCTTCGAAACTATCAAGACCGCTCGCGCTTCCATCCggaaattatatacaatgtaatacgtgATATCTTAAGTCCTgagttatatacaatgtaatacatgtgaTTTGAagtactgtattatatacaatgtaatatttgtgatCAAAAGTGctgaattatatacaatgtaatagttGTGATATGAagtactgtattatatacaatgtaatatttgtgatCTAAAGTGctgaattatatacaatgtaatagttGTGATCtatagtactatatatatatttgtgatcTAAAGTActgaattatatacaatgtaatagttGTGATCtatagtactatatatatatttgtgatcTAAAGTActgaattatatacaatgtaatagttTGATCTATAGTGctgaattatatacaatgtaatagttGTGATCTGTagtactgtattatatacaatgtaatagttGTGATTTATAGTActgaattatatacaatgtaatacatgtgaTATGAAGTActgaattatatacaatgtaatagttGTGATTTATAGTActgaattatatacaatgtaataattgtgatatatagtactgtattatatacaatgtaataattgtgatatatagtactgaattatatacaatgtaatatttgtgatCTAAAGATctgaattatatacaatgtaatagttGTGATAtatagtactatatatatatttgtgatcTAAAGTActgaattatatacaatgtaatacgtgTTTTTTACTCAATACGACGTCCATCATCCTTACGTTCATTTAAATAAGTTCTCCGCGACCGAGAGAATGACTAACTTACAATATAATGAAGCCGATCTGTCTTTTAAAACACAAACGGTAAATGCTTATTAAACAATAGACTCACACATGCTATAGTCTATCTTTTAGTTGTGTTATCGCTGTATTACACACATATCTTATTCCCAGGAAAATGACAAAAGGATATACTACCATGACTTGATATCATGACACGCCCTGACCGGACCTCACGATCTTCGCAACCTACCTAAGTTTCGTGACAATGAGTAAtattatttcaattcaattaagtTTTATGTCCTAAGTTTGATATATAAAAACTGTTAATTAGAAAATAATCAAATCTAACACATGATGATGTTGTAAATTAACATTAGTACATAAGTAATTAATGAATGCATTAAGATTAAGCATGTAGTACTAATGTTTATTTTGAAGACATtcaagaaaaaatataaaattaagtATCATGTGTGGATATCAACTGATTGCAATGTATTTATAGTTTTTCTTTCTTACCGGAAGTTTATCATGGTTGGGAAATACGTCATAGCGGAAGTGCCCCGGATAATATAACAagcatatattatatatacgcATAGAAATTAGCACGATACATAATTAGCACGATACCTCATTAGCAATACCTCATCAGCGGAGACTAAAATCCCTTCCGAGTGAACATACTTTTTATCGTTAATATATTGATGCTATTTTTACggacatgtacattgtacattaaaaTGTGTGTACGCTTGTGCAATGTATACGCAAACGCAGTGGATTAAACTCAATGTTTATAGAACTTTAACTATGTAAGGAATATACAGTAGCgaaaatatattacagaagATTATATCACATATTATTATTTCTATCATATcgttttaatataatttaatattgcTTTTAAGAAGTATGTTCATTGGCTTAAATTTTACTGTGAGAAAAGAGTCCATCATTAAAGGTAAATTTGCACAGGGGTTGTGTTCATCAGACTGAATTATAAGGATTACCTTCCAGACACCATCGTATTTCACATGTTGTAACAAATATACTAATCACACAATTACTCTGCAATGTGTTTTGGCAAAGAACAACAAACCATTTGGTTGTCGAAAATTGAGCATTTATTAAAATGCCAATTATCTGTTCACAAACCAAAAAAGGGGTTTCTTACTTATAAAACGCCACAAACTTGAAACTTGAATTCAAGTGCCcctatgatatatttttatattatggTGCGATAACACTAAATAAACCGTCGTGTGTTATTATCATAAACCGCTTGGCTGTTGATTAGCTCCATAACACAGAAATATATTTAGGTCAGTCCTTGAATAATATCTGTgttgatttattacattttaatcaacattttacattttattctGACACCTTGCCACACTAAAGACGAACAAGGTTTCTTTTGTTATGTTCATCTGTTAagtatagggaccacagaaccaaatcaaaaatagaatgtgggttttccccgtttgggcagaagatttaataggcagGAGAATGCATcagggcctactgattggatatttaggtgagagaagtttccaaagttttaatatgtgggttgcgcaatacatgtagatgtaaaatatatataaaaaaaagttattttttttgctagcctgtttttgtcagggggaggtaagtaagtgtgtattttgttgtaaatttagatgaatttttggtgctgaattcaatacaagatggtggcccccatataaaaaaagttcaaattggtagaattttttatcattctattaagaggtttccgagatgacatacttcaaaattatggctagtggaccagtgttgaaaactccatttaagcagtacagttaacgttaacattaccgtctatgggaaatcatttggttccgtggtccctatataGTTATATGTGTGAGGAGATTACACATCGCAGTATGTATCGGAGTTATAGCCCCTTTTGTAAATCTCATGAAAGAAAAGATTATTATTGAAAGAATACAGAAAGATTCAGAACAGGAAAGGTGTTTATTGTTCATTGCCTAACTATAATATCCGCAATGTAAATCAGCGAGTCCTCAACCAACCTCACAGTTCACTACACATCTTTACAACTCGTCTGAACTTGATTCATAATATTAAGAGTGCTGCCCCGGATATTAATCCGTGAGCAGTAAGAAACCTagttctgaaaacaaatcttcaagTCCGACTTCAATCTTTCAAGTGAGACGTTAAAAAAGCTGATAGGAACATGACCATGGTTGATAAAAttgatttgttaaataaatgaataaattaattaattttaaaaacacTATATTTTCTTACATTAATGTCGTTTATAATTAATTGGTTGTTAAAGACAGATGATGGAAGCCAAAATAATACTACCAATGAGAaatctgtattttatatttgattgaCAGCATATTTCATGAAATAACTTTCACGGTTCTATTTCTGGTATGTCTTTCATAGAAAAACCGAAGCGACGATTGAATGTCTAATATCAACATGCATGTAAATGGTAAGGCTAGCAGGAAAGCTCCTAATGACCCAACTGTCTGAGCTGATATCCTATTGTCCGAGGCACAGGTCAGTTTACGGCGAAATGAGGACAATGTCGTAAAATTCAACTTCAGCTCTGCAACAACTTCCTGCATAAATAGAGTCAGTGTTCGTGTTGTATTATCTACACTGCACAAACAACTACACACTGGATTAGCAGAATTCGGAGTAACGGCAATGGATGTTGTTTCGGAATTGTCAGTTGTAGATGAATcttctgttgttgttgttgttgttgttgttgttgtcatcTGAGTAATGTTAGATGTAGTTGCATCGGAGGTGGTAATGTGAGTGATATCAGAAGTAGTAGTCGCCTGCggtgttgtagtttgtgtgaTGTCAGAAGTAGTTGACGACTCGGCCGTTGTAGTTTGTGTGATATCAGAAGTAGTTGTCAACTCGGCCGTTGTAGTTTGTGTGATATCAGAAGTAGTTGTCAACTCGGCCGTTGTAGTTTGTGTGATATCAGAAGTAGTTGTCAACTCGGCCGTTGTAGTTTGAGTGATGTCAGAAGTAGTTGTCAACTCGGCCGTTGTAGTTTGTGTGATATCAGAAGTAGTTGTCCCCTCGGCCGTTGTAGTTTGAGTGATGTCAGAAGTAGTTGTGGCCTCGGCCGTTGTAGTTTGTGTGATATCAGAAGTAGTTGTCCCCTCGGCCGTTGTAGTTTGAGTGATGTCAGAAGTAGTTGTGGCCTCGGTCGTTGTAGTTTGAGTGATGTCAGAAGTAGTTGTGGCCTCGGCCGTTGTAGTTTGAGTGATGTCAGAAGTAGTTGTCGGCTCGGCTGTTGTAGATCGAGCTGTTGTAGAAGTAGTTCGGGTTTTCGTTGTAGTTGGGATTACTACAGAAACAAAAAAATTAGCCATGATCAACCAAACAAGACTATCATCAAAACACATTAAAATCGAAAATGTCGGGagattaaacttttaaaatagctcgtatatgtatattataacgCATTATACAAATTACTTTCGATGCTGATTGCGGGAAAATGGAAAATGGATTTATATAACTTAAATGTTGATTTCCACTTATTGGTTTATTACTGGACTGGTGCATACTCAGTAAGtcttttaaagactatatcatGTATTTTATTCGAGGCAAAGAAGGATGactactgtagttatatatatcttgaATTTCGATTCGCCGGTGACCAATAAAGGCCCCCTGTAAAATCGTCTCCCTAAAACTTGGTCAggcgatttaaaaaaaaaaaaagcacaaaATTCCATCTATTCTCGGAGGATGAAAAAGTGAGATAACAATTTTTCCCTTA harbors:
- the LOC117329838 gene encoding cell wall protein DAN4-like, translated to MCHMTQYCEDGVCYCNQGYQQSQQGPCTLIPTTTKTRTTSTTARSTTAEPTTTSDITQTTTAEATTTSDITQTTTTEATTTSDITQTTTAEGTTTSDITQTTTAEATTTSDITQTTTAEGTTTSDITQTTTAELTTTSDITQTTTAELTTTSDITQTTTAELTTTSDITQTTTAELTTTSDITQTTTAESSTTSDITQTTTPQATTTSDITHITTSDATTSNITQMTTTTTTTTTTEDSSTTDNSETTSIAVTPNSANPVCSCLCSVDNTTRTLTLFMQEVVAELKLNFTTLSSFRRKLTCASDNRISAQTVGSLGAFLLALPFTCMLILDIQSSLRFFYERHTRNRTVKVIS